Proteins from a genomic interval of Hoplias malabaricus isolate fHopMal1 chromosome 13, fHopMal1.hap1, whole genome shotgun sequence:
- the rab28 gene encoding ras-related protein Rab-28 isoform X1 translates to MRAPLSVLAVYNNNMSDSEEDCQDRQLKVVLIGDGASGKTSLATRFAQEAFGKQYKQTIGLDFFLKRITLPGNLNVTLQVWDIGGQTIGGKMLDKYIYGAQGVLLVYDITNSQSFENLEDWYSMVKKANEESDVQPVVALVGNKIDLEHMRTVKVDKHQRLCQENGLLSQFVSAKTGDSVLLCFQRLAAEILGIKLNKAEIEQSQRVVKADIVNYSQESVARTVNPPRSSMCVLQ, encoded by the exons TCTGTGCTCGCTGTTTATAACAACAACATGTCCGATTCTGAGGAGGACTGTCAGGACCGGCAGCTGAAGGTGGTGTTAATCGGAGACGGAGCCTCGGGAAAG ACGTCACTCGCCACCCGTTTTGCACAGGAGGCTTTTGGGAAACAGTACAAACAGACGATAGGGCTGGATTTCTTCCTCAAGAGAATCACCCTGCCAG GAAATCTGAATGTCACTCTGCAAGTGTGGGACATCGGAGGGCAAACTATTGGAGGGAAGATGTTGGATAAATATATCTATGGGGCTCAG ggTGTTCTCTTGGTGTATGACATCACTAACTCTCAGAGTTTTGAGAATCTGGAGGACTGGTATAGCATGGTGAAGAAAGCGAACGAGGAGTCTGATGTACAACCTGTTGTAGCTCTTGTGGGCAATAAGa TTGATCTGGAGCACATGCGGACAGTAAAGGTGGATAAGCACCAGCGCCTGTGCCAAGAGAACGGCCTCCTCAGCCAGTTTGTATCAGCCAAGACAGGAGACTCG GTTTTACTATGTTTCCAAAGATTGGCAGCAGAAATTTTGGGAATCAAGCTAAATAAAGCAGAAATCGAACAGTCACAG CGGGTCGTGAAGGCGGACATTGTGAACTACAGCCAGGAGTCTGTGGCCCGGACAGTCAACCCTCCACGAAGCTCTATGTGTGTCCTCCAGTGA
- the rab28 gene encoding ras-related protein Rab-28 isoform X2, translating to MRAPLSVLAVYNNNMSDSEEDCQDRQLKVVLIGDGASGKTSLATRFAQEAFGKQYKQTIGLDFFLKRITLPGNLNVTLQVWDIGGQTIGGKMLDKYIYGAQGVLLVYDITNSQSFENLEDWYSMVKKANEESDVQPVVALVGNKIDLEHMRTVKVDKHQRLCQENGLLSQFVSAKTGDSVLLCFQRLAAEILGIKLNKAEIEQSQRIVRAELVDYPQDEGPISQDANQSKICSVQ from the exons TCTGTGCTCGCTGTTTATAACAACAACATGTCCGATTCTGAGGAGGACTGTCAGGACCGGCAGCTGAAGGTGGTGTTAATCGGAGACGGAGCCTCGGGAAAG ACGTCACTCGCCACCCGTTTTGCACAGGAGGCTTTTGGGAAACAGTACAAACAGACGATAGGGCTGGATTTCTTCCTCAAGAGAATCACCCTGCCAG GAAATCTGAATGTCACTCTGCAAGTGTGGGACATCGGAGGGCAAACTATTGGAGGGAAGATGTTGGATAAATATATCTATGGGGCTCAG ggTGTTCTCTTGGTGTATGACATCACTAACTCTCAGAGTTTTGAGAATCTGGAGGACTGGTATAGCATGGTGAAGAAAGCGAACGAGGAGTCTGATGTACAACCTGTTGTAGCTCTTGTGGGCAATAAGa TTGATCTGGAGCACATGCGGACAGTAAAGGTGGATAAGCACCAGCGCCTGTGCCAAGAGAACGGCCTCCTCAGCCAGTTTGTATCAGCCAAGACAGGAGACTCG GTTTTACTATGTTTCCAAAGATTGGCAGCAGAAATTTTGGGAATCAAGCTAAATAAAGCAGAAATCGAACAGTCACAG CGGATTGTTCGAGCTGAGTTGGTGGACTATCCTCAGGATGAGGGACCAATTTCTCAAGACGCCAATCAGAGCAAGATATGCTCTGTTCAATAA
- the rab28 gene encoding ras-related protein Rab-28 isoform X3: MSDSEEDCQDRQLKVVLIGDGASGKTSLATRFAQEAFGKQYKQTIGLDFFLKRITLPGNLNVTLQVWDIGGQTIGGKMLDKYIYGAQGVLLVYDITNSQSFENLEDWYSMVKKANEESDVQPVVALVGNKIDLEHMRTVKVDKHQRLCQENGLLSQFVSAKTGDSVLLCFQRLAAEILGIKLNKAEIEQSQRVVKADIVNYSQESVARTVNPPRSSMCVLQ; this comes from the exons ATGTCCGATTCTGAGGAGGACTGTCAGGACCGGCAGCTGAAGGTGGTGTTAATCGGAGACGGAGCCTCGGGAAAG ACGTCACTCGCCACCCGTTTTGCACAGGAGGCTTTTGGGAAACAGTACAAACAGACGATAGGGCTGGATTTCTTCCTCAAGAGAATCACCCTGCCAG GAAATCTGAATGTCACTCTGCAAGTGTGGGACATCGGAGGGCAAACTATTGGAGGGAAGATGTTGGATAAATATATCTATGGGGCTCAG ggTGTTCTCTTGGTGTATGACATCACTAACTCTCAGAGTTTTGAGAATCTGGAGGACTGGTATAGCATGGTGAAGAAAGCGAACGAGGAGTCTGATGTACAACCTGTTGTAGCTCTTGTGGGCAATAAGa TTGATCTGGAGCACATGCGGACAGTAAAGGTGGATAAGCACCAGCGCCTGTGCCAAGAGAACGGCCTCCTCAGCCAGTTTGTATCAGCCAAGACAGGAGACTCG GTTTTACTATGTTTCCAAAGATTGGCAGCAGAAATTTTGGGAATCAAGCTAAATAAAGCAGAAATCGAACAGTCACAG CGGGTCGTGAAGGCGGACATTGTGAACTACAGCCAGGAGTCTGTGGCCCGGACAGTCAACCCTCCACGAAGCTCTATGTGTGTCCTCCAGTGA